One Athene noctua chromosome 30, bAthNoc1.hap1.1, whole genome shotgun sequence genomic region harbors:
- the MBD6 gene encoding methyl-CpG-binding domain protein 6 has protein sequence MSSGDDGASIEHPVCPAAGPVPVGWERKVEEGSVCYISPSGTALTSLEQTCAYLLADGTCKCGLECPLNMHKVFNFDPRAAVPGRGAPGQQDMTKLCNHRRKTAAMATLYRSVGGTLGPCHPGTGPDLTPWFSAGGHLAVVPSTGVPPPSTVSGFHGVPLGTKNLEATSPPLGTLLIASPFLQPHDIIPGANSSPKPQPPASPRFGLRLPPAPDVATPPRSPGVPLTSGSRCQRPTGRSGNWATPSQGGTGENPELAGPGPCLPASAPQAGGVDSPVSDALTHQSSNNPPVPLDAVPEGGGFLGLPPASTPFPASSLLSLAAKAQLSSPDPAPALSTLPPCPLPPSSLLSLVGERAPGRGARWPPDPQDLAAHRVSPKPEGLHPAVTQQPLAALLSLLGCSSGEGGQGGPSLPSVPLLPATDGSPCPGTGLLPASRDFGGQLLGLFGQLAASSEPTSGTSPQSEASGHNDGPGNLLALSPLLHDRPLLPPPPPPLGPSQGSPPGPGSLQSLRLSPTFASPEKSATALGPGAGDSPTPPTPPGLPEDTPVPCQAKPGSSRPSGGARGCPTSRPPLKRGRQRTEGLSRETPSARGPPSTRSPRRGAPRGGWGARRHFDRQGGERVEKGLPPAAPPAPHPAWRCNGDILAAEQQPRAEAIKGSSPHPRRSCRGWRRRASTPRPSAHLETLQRRGVSADPGARAAADQAVPPCPWPGRPVKNRWRKLLT, from the exons ATGAGCAGCGGCGATGACGGCGCCAGCATAGAGCACCCCGTgtgccccgcggccgggcccgtGCCCGTGGGCTGGGAGCGCAAGGTGGAGGAAGGCTCCGTCTGCTACATCAG ccccagtggcACCGCGCTGACCTCGCTGGAGCAGACCTGCGCCTACCTCCTGGCCGATGGAACCTGCAAGTGTGGCCTCGAGTGTCCCCTCAACATGCACaag GTGTTTAACTTTGACCCCAGGGCAGCCGTGCCTgggcggggggccccgggccaGCAGGACATGACCAAACTCTGCAATCACCGCCGGAAAACAGCGGCCATGGCCACGCTGTACCGCAGTgtggggggcaccctggggcCCTGCCACCCAGGCACAG GTCCTGACCTGACCCCGTGGTTCTCAGCCGGGGGGCACCTGGCCGTGGTCCCCAGCACTGGCGTCCCCCCGCCCAGCACTGTCAGCGGCTTCCACGGGGTCCCACTGGGGACGAAGAACCTGGAGGCCACATCTCCCCCCCTGGGGACTTTGCTCATCGCCTCACCCTTTCTTCAACCCCACGACATCATCCCTGGGGCCAACAGCAGCCCCAAGCCCCAGCCACCTGCCAGCCCTCGCTTTGGCCTCCGCTTACCCCCCGCACCAGATGTGGCAACCCCCCCCAGATCCCCTGGGGTCCCCCTGACCTCAGGCAGCCGGTGCCAGCGCCCTACGGGCAGGTCTGGCAACTGGGCAACCCCCTCGCAGGGGGGGACTGGAGAAAACCCAGAGCTGGCGGGGCCGGGACCGTGTCTGCCAGCCAGCGCCCCCCAGGCCGGCGGGGTCGATTCTCCTGTCAGCGATGCCTTAACCCACCAAAGCAGCAATAACCCACCAGTGCCCTTAGACGCTGTCCCTGAGGGTGGGGGCTTTTTGGGGCTACCGCCAGCCAGCACCCCCTTCCCCGCCAGCAGCCTGCTGAGCTTGGCTGCCAAGGCCCAGCTGAGCAGCCCCGACCCCGCGCCGGCCCTGAGCACTTTAcccccctgcccgctccctcccagctctctgctctctCTCGTGGGTGAGCGGGCTCCGGGCAGGGGGGCCCGGTGGCCCCCTGACCCCCAGGACCTGGCAGCGCACAGGGTGTCCCCCaagcctgaagggctgcaccccgcAGTGACCCAGCAGCCTCTCGcagccctgctgagcctgctgggTTGTTCCAGTGGGGAGGGAGGCCAGGGGGGGCCCAGCCTCCCCTCAgtccccctcctgcctgccacCGACGGCTCGCCCTGCCCTGGCACCGGGCTCCTGCCAGCCAGCCGGGACTTCGGCGGGCAGCTCCTGGGCCTCTTCGGGCAGCTGGCGGCATCTTCCGAACCCACCTCAGGGACCTCCCCGCAGTCGGAAGCCTCTGGCCATAACGACGGGCCAG GCAACCTGCTGGCGCTGAGCCCCCTGCTCCATGATCGGCcgctgctgccccccccgccgccccccctggGCCCGAGCCAGGGCTCCCCCCCGGGCCCTGGCAGCCTCCAGAGCCTGCGG CTGAGCCCCACCTTCGCTTCCCCTGAGAAGTCGGCGACAGCGTTGGGTCCCGGTGCTGGagactcccccaccccccccacgccccccggCCTCCCCGAGGACACTCCCGTGCCCTGTCAGGCCAAGCCAGGCAGCTCCAGACCCAgtgggggtgcccgggggtgtcCCACCTCACGGCCCCCCCTCAAGCGGGGCCGACAGCGGACCGAGGGGCTCAGCAGGGAGACGCCGTCCGCCCGTGGGCCCCCCAGCACCAGGAGCCCCCGGCGTGGGGctccccgggggggctggggtgctCGGCGGCACTTCGACAGGCAGGGGGGTGAGAGGGTTGAGAAAGGGCTTCCCCctgcggcccccccggccccccaccccgCCTGGCGCTGCAATGGGGACATCTTGGCCGCTGAGCAGCAGCCCAGAGCGGAGGCGATCAAG GGGAGCTCCCCGCATCCGCGCCGATCCTgccggggctggaggaggagagcgAG cacccCCCGGCCCAGCGCCCACCTGGAGACGCTGCAGCGGAGGGGGGTCAGCGCTGACCCGGGGGCCCGTGCTGCT gcagaccAGGCTGTGCCTCCATGCCCGTGGCCTGGCCGCCCTGTCAAGAACCGCTGGAGGAAGCTGCTGACGTGA
- the LOC141971882 gene encoding electroneutral sodium bicarbonate exchanger 1-like — translation MTEAGINPSGGDNMTLLMESQRHGEEAVTEMGSASNVVNIEKEEGLEGHWTPFMGVEAPPARQSQQHHPPNSQNPQEWEQEKDSERGNHCNPWLFGGLIQDVKRKAPWFWSDFEDGLRLQCLASFLFLYCACMSPVITFGGLLEEATDGHIGAMESLLGASMTGVVYSLFAGQPLSIIGSTGSTLVFEKILYKFCKEYALSYLSLRACIGLWTAFFCIVLVATNASSLECYITRFTNEAFTSLFCLIFIYKALEKLSHLLEIYPVHMHSKLDLLTTTNCKCEAPTHPSNETLRFWESNKINVSSIAWENLMVTECRYLHGEFQGPACGHNNSYVPDVLFWCCILFFFTFVLLTLLKKFKTSRYFPTRVRSTVSDFAGFLTIVIMVLMDFMVGIPSPKLHVPHVFKPTRDDRGWFISPIGPNPWWTVLAALIPALLCTILIFMDQQITSISVDGKEQRLKKGCGYHLDLFIVAVMLGVCSVMGLPWFVAATVLSITHVNSLKVESECSAPGEQPKFLGIREQRVTGLMIFVLMGCSVFFTSLLKFIPMPVLYGVFLYMGVSSLRGIQFIDRLKLFWTPAKHQPDFIYLRHVPLRKVHLFTVIQLMCLVLLWAIKVSRAAIIFPMMVLALVFVRKMMDFCFSKQELSFLDDLVPEGELLDDAKNGSEGEELSGLAKTNTGELNR, via the exons ATGACTGAAGCGGGGATTAACCCTAGTGGGGGCGACAACATGACCCTTCTGATGGAGTCACAG AGACACGGCGAGGAGGCAGTCACTGAAATGGGAAGCGCGAGCAATGTTGTCAACATCGAGAAGGAGGAGGGTTTGGAAG gcCACTGGACCCCGTTCATGGGCGTGGAGGCGCCGCCGGCGAGGCAGAGCCAACAGCATCACCCACCCAACAGCCAGAACCCTCAGGAATGGGAGCAGGAGAAGGACTCTGAGCGGGGCAACCACTGCAACCCGTG GCTCTTTGGAGGTTTGATCCAGGATGTGAAGCGGAAAGCCCCGTGGTTCTGGAGCGACTTTGAGGATGGGCTGAGGCTGCAGTGTCTGgcgtccttcctcttcctctactGTGCCTGCATGTCCCCCGTCATCACCTTCggggggctgctggaggaggcgACCGACGGCCACATC GGTGCCATGGAGTCGTTGCTGGGCGCATCCATGACCGGCGTGGTGTATTCCCTCTTTGCCGGCCAACCCCTCAGCATCATTGGCAGCACTGGATCCACGCTTGTCTTTGAGAAGATCCTCTACAAATTCTGCAA GGAGTACGCGCTCTCCTATCTCTCTCTGCGGGCGTGCATCGGGCTGTGGACCGCCTTCTTCTGCATAGTGCTGGTGGCCACCAACGCCAGCTCTCTGGAGTGCTACATCACCCGCTTCACCAATGAAGCCTTCACCTCTCTCTTCTGCCTCATCTTCATCTACAAGGCTCTGGAGAAGCTGAGTCACCTGCTGGAGATCTACCCTGTGCACATGCACAGCAAGCTCGACTTGCTCACCACCACCAA CTGTAAGTGTGAGGCACCGACCCATCCCAGCAACGAAACCCTGCGCTTCTGGGAGAGCAACAAGATCAACGTGTCCAGCATCGCCTGGGAAAACCTCATGGTGACT GAATGTCGGTATTTGCACGGAGAGTTCCAAGGACCTGCCTGTGGACACAACAACTCCTACGTGCCTGATGTCCTCTTCTGGTGCTGCATCCTCTTCTTCTTCACCTTTGTGCTGTTGACCTTATTGAAGAAGTTTAAAACCAGCCGTTACTTCCCAACCAGG GTACGATCCACAGTAAGTGACTTTGCTGGTTTCCTCACCATCGTCATCATGGTGCTCATGGACTTCATGGTTGGGATCCCGTCCCCGAAGCTCCACGTCCCCCATGTGTTCAAG CCTACCAGAGACGACCGCGGGTGGTTCATCAGCCCCATAGGACCAAACCCTTGGTGGACGGTGTTGGCTGcgctcatcccagctctgctctgcaccatcTTGATCTTCATGGACCAGCAGATCACCTCCATTAGTGTGGACGGGAAGGAGCAAAGGCTGAAG AAAGGATGCGGGTACCACCTGGACCTTTTCATCGTGGCCGTGATGCTCGGGGTCTGCTCCGTGATGGGGCTGCCCTGGTTTGTGGCTGCGACCGTCCTGTCCATCACCCACGTGAACAGCCTCAAAGTAGAGTCCGAGTGCTCAGCTCCAGGAGAACAACCCAAGTTTCTGGGGATCCGAGAGCAGAGGGTCACGGGCTTGATGATCTTTGTGCTCATGGGCTGctccgtcttcttcacttctcTGCTAAAG TTTATACCAATGCCGGTGCTTTACGGCGTCTTTCTCTACATGGGCGTGTCGTCGCTCAGAGGCATTCAG ttcattgACCGCCTGAAGCTGTTCTGGACGCCGGCGAAACACCAGCCGGATTTCATCTACCTGCGGCACGTCCCCTTGCGAAAGGTGCATCTCTTCACCGTGATCCAGCTCATGTGCCTCGTCCTGCTCTGGGCCATCAAGGTGTCCCGTGCCGCCATCATCTTCCCCATGATG GTCTTGGCTCTCGTTTTTGTCCGGAAGATGATGGATTTCTGCTTCTCGAAGCAGGAGCTCAGCTTTCTGGATGACCTTGTGCCAGAAGGAGAGTTGTTGGATGATGCCAAGAACGGATCCGAAGGAGAAGAG TTGTCGGGGTTGGCGAAGAcaaatacaggagaactcaacagataa